A region from the Ignavibacteriales bacterium genome encodes:
- a CDS encoding SRPBCC family protein, with amino-acid sequence METISKTKITIENIVKAPVEKVWKLWTTPEHIIKWNNASDDWHTTRAENDLRIGGKFLSSMEAKDGSMGFDFEGIYSEVKTNELIAYQMGDGRKVKNIFTSKSNETKVVVTFEAEETNSIEMQRGGWQAILDNFKKYAETN; translated from the coding sequence ATGGAAACAATTAGCAAAACAAAAATCACAATAGAAAATATTGTGAAAGCACCCGTAGAAAAAGTCTGGAAACTTTGGACTACTCCTGAGCACATCATAAAATGGAATAACGCTTCAGACGACTGGCATACAACAAGAGCAGAAAATGATCTGCGGATTGGTGGCAAATTCCTTTCAAGCATGGAAGCCAAAGATGGTAGTATGGGTTTTGACTTTGAAGGAATTTATAGCGAAGTAAAAACTAACGAATTGATTGCTTACCAGATGGGAGATGGCAGAAAAGTGAAAAACATTTTTACCAGTAAAAGTAATGAAACTAAAGTGGTTGTAACATTTGAAGCCGAAGAGACTAATTCTATAGAAATGCAACGTGGCGGATGGCAGGCAATTTTAGATAATTTTAAAAAATATGCTGAGACAAATTAG
- a CDS encoding dihydrofolate reductase family protein: MRKIILSMHTSLDGFVGGKNGELDWIKFNDEMFDLVGKFSDEADAALYGRVTYQMMENYWPTAADKPAPTKHEIEHSNWYNKVTKIVLSRSMQGKHLSNTIFISENIPNEINKLKQQKGKDILIFGSPTAVHHLMQFNLIDDFWLFLNPIILGQGIPLFAGIKDKIKLKLLTTKEFSCGVTGLNYTIDK; this comes from the coding sequence ATGAGAAAAATAATTTTATCAATGCACACATCGCTTGATGGTTTTGTAGGTGGAAAAAATGGAGAATTAGACTGGATTAAATTTAATGATGAAATGTTTGATCTTGTAGGAAAATTCTCAGATGAAGCTGATGCAGCATTGTATGGACGAGTTACTTATCAAATGATGGAAAATTACTGGCCAACTGCAGCAGACAAACCGGCACCCACCAAGCACGAAATAGAACATTCTAATTGGTATAACAAAGTAACCAAAATCGTTTTATCCAGATCAATGCAAGGCAAACATTTGAGCAACACAATTTTCATTAGCGAAAATATTCCAAATGAAATTAATAAACTCAAACAACAAAAAGGTAAAGACATTTTAATTTTTGGCAGTCCAACTGCCGTTCATCATCTTATGCAATTTAACTTGATAGATGACTTCTGGTTATTTTTAAATCCCATTATTCTTGGGCAAGGAATTCCGTTGTTTGCAGGTATAAAAGACAAAATAAAATTAAAATTGCTAACAACTAAAGAATTTTCTTGCGGCGTAACCGGACTTAATTACACCATTGACAAATAA